One window from the genome of Entelurus aequoreus isolate RoL-2023_Sb linkage group LG04, RoL_Eaeq_v1.1, whole genome shotgun sequence encodes:
- the tctn1 gene encoding tectonic-1 translates to MAGCVAILWLLLSILFIAVASNENTTAYNFNLTTVFSENETFYNLTSNVTETTTVPDAEVGESVTRVGGSDPLAVSGRLPTPATDVGSVCSCDEHENLCDINCCCDIECHKDVALFTACSLPTISGNKHLCSHDSASYSLQYTMDGYSQLRSSVHKDTYYHTFCIQSQNRVDGFSFLAPVLPVDTNFDLLFKQFKRFVFSSQEDSTQISTTVTDNFYQYGDVIVSAIEDGQRGILWLPASSITVDCVDHSPAAFLVDMRSRCSRRVDLEKDCISLPALKADTYTKISLFAHKNEGAEVVPVETSSVVLQSLAGTQNEINLNEEEDMNPHLTDRNVCANVVLKVAYMVTYSAAGQVVKAAVQLLLAHLHATSLSLEQEFTLTFLQEKNENMAYQNSGNPGYLKGQPLLSGRATSEGIVRNLGDTLSIPQSSSHHNCLSSPQQRSPVLFGVESTSGCTLRLEDATNCSLVSQIILDVLQGQNYPQFVAAFGNSPLENALDWVPIQHTYHLKDSQVCSIPLSLDLQIEWTKYGLLLNPQAQIVSVKQVIQTNSSSLVLMNRGNSVVLIRSSVSFFEVSASALPGYRATPTINAQLPIDFFFPFV, encoded by the exons atggcgggTTGTGTTGCTATCCTGTGGCTTCtactatctatattatttattgctgttgcCTCAAATGAAAACACAACTGCTTACAACTTCAATCTCACGACAGTTTTCTCCGAGAATGAGACTTTTTATAATTTGACCTCGAACGTCACGGAAACCACCACCGTACCTGACGCCGAGGTTGGAGAGTCGGTAACTAGAGTTGGGGGTTCGGATCCTCTGGCTGTCTCCGGTCGTCTACCAACCCCCGCCACGGATG TTGGCAGTGTGTGTTCCTGTGATGAACACGAGAATCTATGTGACATCAACTGTTGCTGTGACATAGAGTGTCATAAAGACGTGGCCTTGTTCACCGCCTGCTCACTTCCGACCATCAG tggcaacaagcatttGTGCAGCCATGATTCAGCATCCTATTCTTTACAGTACACCATGGACGGATACTCCCAGCTACGGTCGTCCGTCCACAAGGACACCTATTATCACACTTTCTGTATTCAGTCACAGAATC gAGTTGATGGATTTTCTTTTCTGGCTCCGGTTCTTCCAGTGGACACAAACTTTGACTTGCTCTTCAAACAATTTAAACGTTTTGTTTTTAGCTCACAGGAGGATAGTACTCAGATCTCCACTACTGTGACAGACAACTTTTATCAG TATGGAGATGTTATTGTGAGCGCTATAGAAGATGGACAAAGAGGAATACTTTGGCTGCCAGCTTCCAGTATTACTGTTGATTGTGTTGACCACAGTCCTGCAG CATTTCTAGTGGACATGAGAAGTCGCTGTTCTCGGCGGGTGGACCTGGAGAAAGACTGCATCTCTCTACCAGCCCTTAAAGCAGACACATATACTAAGATCAGTCTTTTTGCT CACAAGAATGAGGGTGCCGAA GTTGTACCTGTGGAGACGTCTTCAGTTGTCTTGCAATCTTTAGCTGGCACTCAAAATGAAATCAACCTCAATGAAGAGGAAGACATGAATCCACATCTGACTGATCGGAACGTGTGTGCTAATGTTGTCCTGAAG gTTGCATACATGGTGACGTACAGTGCTGCAGGTCAAGTAGTGAAAGCTGCTGTGCAACTGCTCCTAGCACACCTTCATGCAACATCACTGTCTCTGGAGCAGGAGTTTACTCTCACATTTCTTCAG GAGAAAAATGAGAACATGGCCTACCAGAACAGTGGGAATCCAGGTTATTTGAAGGGACAGCCTCTTCTGTCTGGTCGAGCGACTTCTGA AGGAAttgtgagaaaccttggagacacGCTGTCTATTCCCCAGAGCTCATCACACCACAACTGTTTGAGCAGTCCACAGCAGCGCTCTCCTGTCCTGTTTGGTGTGGAATCAACATCTGGCTGCACATTAAG ACTGGAGGATGCAACCAACTGCTCTCTTGTTTCCCAAATCATTCTTGATGTTCTGCAAGGACAAAACTATCCCCAGTTTGTTGCCGCATTTGGAAACTCTCCATTAGAAAATGCACTTGACTGGGTGCCCATCCAGCACACCTACCATCTCAAG GATTCCCAGGTTTGCAGTATCCCCTTGTCACTTGATTTACAGATTGAATGGACTAAATATGGACTCTTGTTGAATCCACAAGCTCAGATTGTGAGCGTCAAACAAGTTATCCAAACCAACAGCAGCAGTTTG GTTCTGATGAACAGAGGCAACAGTGTGGTGTTAATCAGGAGCTCAGTGAGCTTCTTTGAAGTTTCTGCTTCTGCTCTACCTGGTTACAGAGCCACGCCCACTATCAACGCCCAGCTGCCTATAGACTTCTTTTTTCCATTTGTTTGA